Proteins encoded within one genomic window of Nitrospina gracilis 3/211:
- the glnA gene encoding type I glutamate--ammonia ligase: MTPKEVIDFAKNKNAEMVDLKFMDLLGTWQHFSVPMSELEEHLFEEGLGFDGSSIRGWQAINASDMLVMPDSSSAVMDPFMQVPTISMICNIVDPITKEKYTRDPRNIAQKAEAYLKSTGIGDTAFFGPEPEFFIFDDVRYEVDINRSAYYVDSREGNWNTGRDEGPNLGYKPRHKEGYFPVGPSDSLQDIRTEMLLIMEKVGIAMECHHHEVASGGQCEIDMRFADMVKCADNLMWFKYIVKNVARRHNKTATFMPKPIYGDNGSGMHVHQSIWKDGKPLFAGNSYAGMSEMGMHYIGGVLKHARALAAFVAPTNNSYKRLVPGFEAPVNLAYSSRNRSASIRIPMYSPSPKAKRMECRFPDPTANGYLAFSAMLMAGLDGIENKIDPGEPLDKDIYALGPEDLANIPSLPTSLEEALECLEEDHEFLLKGDVFTQDIIDRWISYKRENEVAPIRLRPHPYEFYLYYDA, translated from the coding sequence ATGACCCCCAAAGAGGTAATTGATTTTGCAAAAAACAAAAACGCCGAGATGGTGGACCTGAAGTTCATGGACCTTCTTGGCACGTGGCAGCACTTCAGTGTTCCCATGAGCGAATTGGAAGAGCATTTGTTTGAAGAGGGGCTGGGTTTCGACGGATCCAGCATCCGCGGCTGGCAGGCCATCAACGCCAGTGACATGCTGGTCATGCCGGACAGCTCTTCGGCGGTGATGGATCCCTTCATGCAGGTCCCGACCATCAGCATGATCTGCAACATCGTCGATCCCATCACCAAGGAAAAATACACGCGCGACCCGCGCAACATCGCGCAGAAAGCGGAAGCGTACCTGAAATCGACGGGCATCGGCGACACAGCGTTCTTCGGACCGGAGCCGGAGTTTTTCATCTTCGACGACGTGCGGTACGAAGTGGACATCAACCGCTCCGCCTATTACGTGGACTCGCGCGAGGGCAACTGGAACACCGGCCGCGATGAAGGTCCCAACCTGGGTTACAAACCGCGCCACAAGGAAGGATATTTCCCCGTCGGGCCGAGCGACAGCCTGCAGGACATCCGCACCGAGATGCTCCTCATCATGGAGAAGGTCGGCATCGCCATGGAGTGTCACCACCACGAAGTGGCCTCCGGCGGCCAGTGTGAAATCGACATGCGCTTCGCCGATATGGTGAAATGCGCGGACAACCTGATGTGGTTCAAATACATCGTGAAGAACGTCGCCCGCCGCCACAACAAAACCGCGACGTTCATGCCGAAACCGATTTATGGAGACAATGGCTCCGGCATGCACGTGCACCAGAGCATCTGGAAGGACGGCAAACCTCTGTTCGCGGGCAACAGCTACGCGGGCATGAGCGAGATGGGCATGCACTACATCGGCGGCGTGCTGAAGCATGCACGCGCCTTGGCCGCATTCGTTGCACCGACCAACAATTCCTACAAACGGCTGGTACCGGGCTTCGAAGCACCGGTCAACCTGGCGTATTCCAGCCGGAACCGCAGCGCATCCATCCGCATCCCGATGTATTCGCCGAGCCCGAAGGCCAAGCGCATGGAGTGCCGCTTCCCGGACCCGACCGCCAACGGCTATCTGGCGTTCTCGGCGATGCTGATGGCCGGCCTCGACGGCATCGAAAACAAAATCGATCCGGGCGAACCGCTGGACAAGGACATCTACGCCCTCGGCCCGGAAGACCTGGCGAACATCCCCAGCCTGCCGACGTCTCTCGAAGAAGCGTTGGAATGTCTGGAGGAAGATCATGAATTCCTGCTCAAAGGCGACGTCTTCACGCAGGACATCATCGACCGGTGGATCTCCTACAAGCGGGAAAACGAGGTCGCTCCCATCCGCCTGCGCCCGCACCCGTACGAGTTCTACCTTTACTACGACGCGTAA
- the glnE gene encoding bifunctional [glutamate--ammonia ligase]-adenylyl-L-tyrosine phosphorylase/[glutamate--ammonia-ligase] adenylyltransferase, translating into MNVVTHLSSLVLEGETWSDSWTQPLSGVGFDDPKKAWHNLMMLKEQANFHELYPAFFPSLLECLEQCYDPDLALNNFERLSSKLPDKEHLYSFLTRTPDFLNALMILFSGSQVLTDSLLRHPEFFDWLVDPETLNTSRTKDQLYRDYYTMMDRAASGVTTTSLLRKFKKREYIRIGLRDLMGRADTLETLEDLSNLADVCLQVAYEYAQRELVNKHGSPMFRDHDGREKESEFTILAMGKLGGRELNYSSDIDLIYIYTSAEGETKAHSLVSPTSGTITCYEFHTKLGQRITRLINEITSDGNVFRVDLNLRPEGQNGEIAHSLSFCETYYESVGRTWERQALIKARVSAGSEKLGQQFFSMIRPFVYRKTLDFNAIEEVKALKRKVDANLKQKKQEKGNIKLGFGGIREIEFIIQSYQLLFGGRDSSLRDTSTLSTLSKLKEREFVSTDEYNKLFDAYIFLRNLENRVQLTFGLQTYSIPRETRSQAVLARKMGYQAENISSLADNLQKEFERHTSFVGAMFDQLFAEDKDQKAAHDTSQKWDARQDIESRFSEEYLSSYPFNDSKRAFQFLCSLRDGPSSKPATERGIQIFYKVLPQILNLCRKVPNANFAVENLLKFVEASKARETYLDLFHDNEKFLELLLILFGSSETLSTFLIKQPNFIDVLSNVESLYRFKTPEKMKRGLDDFLSTCETPEQRNLSLRWFKQAEELRIGIRYLIHEADLPGTLLDLSNLADLYLRSVLELAWNRIQEGPSSVPREGFAIIGLGKLGGRELNFGSDLDIVFVYENKEEDPESDLTAMTLYSQLAQGIIQLSSESSAVGPAYKIDTDLRPEGSRGALVLSLKGYKDYFESRGRIWEQQAMTRARFIAGDRELGDRFLDITHKFTYRSKLEYGSLIEIARLRERMEKELAEESKKGKNVKLGHGGLADIEFTVQILQLMHGRRNPKLRATNTLEVINTLSAYGILQYEQAEALQKHYEFLRNVECSLRLINPQFSNHLPKDPAVLQTLARILGYKGENGGAAEELMANYEETTQSVRTFYTNNVDTFYARRCDAGQIFR; encoded by the coding sequence ATGAATGTTGTCACCCATTTGAGCTCGCTTGTACTGGAAGGCGAAACCTGGTCGGACTCGTGGACCCAACCGCTTTCGGGGGTCGGTTTCGACGACCCCAAAAAAGCCTGGCATAATTTGATGATGCTCAAGGAGCAGGCCAATTTTCACGAGCTTTATCCCGCATTTTTCCCAAGCCTGCTCGAATGCCTGGAACAATGCTACGATCCGGATCTCGCACTCAACAACTTCGAGAGGCTTTCCTCGAAGTTGCCTGACAAGGAGCACTTGTATTCGTTCCTCACGCGCACGCCGGATTTTCTCAATGCGCTCATGATCCTTTTTTCCGGAAGTCAGGTCCTCACGGATTCGTTGCTGCGCCATCCGGAATTTTTCGACTGGCTGGTGGACCCGGAAACGCTGAATACTTCCCGCACCAAAGACCAGTTGTACCGGGATTATTACACGATGATGGACCGGGCTGCGTCCGGCGTCACCACGACCTCCCTGCTCCGCAAATTCAAAAAGCGGGAATACATACGCATTGGCTTGCGGGACCTCATGGGTCGAGCCGACACGCTGGAGACTTTGGAAGACCTGTCGAACCTGGCCGACGTCTGCCTGCAGGTCGCCTATGAATATGCCCAAAGGGAACTGGTAAACAAACACGGTTCGCCCATGTTCCGCGACCACGACGGCAGGGAAAAGGAATCGGAGTTCACCATTCTTGCCATGGGCAAGCTGGGTGGACGCGAATTGAACTACAGCTCAGACATCGACCTCATCTACATTTACACCAGCGCTGAAGGCGAAACAAAGGCGCACAGCCTGGTCAGCCCCACTTCCGGAACAATCACCTGTTATGAATTCCATACCAAGCTGGGACAACGCATCACCCGTCTCATCAACGAAATCACAAGCGACGGAAACGTGTTCCGGGTGGACCTCAACCTGAGGCCGGAAGGACAGAATGGAGAGATCGCACACTCTCTGTCTTTCTGTGAAACGTATTACGAATCGGTGGGGCGCACCTGGGAACGGCAGGCGCTCATCAAGGCGCGGGTTTCCGCAGGCAGTGAAAAACTCGGGCAACAGTTCTTTTCCATGATCCGCCCCTTCGTTTACCGGAAAACTCTGGACTTCAACGCCATCGAGGAAGTCAAAGCGCTGAAGCGCAAGGTCGACGCCAACCTCAAGCAGAAAAAGCAGGAAAAGGGCAACATCAAACTCGGCTTCGGAGGTATCCGGGAAATCGAATTCATCATCCAGTCTTACCAACTGCTGTTTGGAGGACGCGACTCCAGTCTGCGCGACACGAGCACCCTCTCCACGCTGTCCAAACTCAAGGAACGGGAATTTGTCAGCACCGACGAATACAACAAACTTTTCGACGCCTATATTTTTCTCCGCAATCTCGAGAACCGGGTGCAGTTGACCTTTGGCCTGCAAACCTACAGCATCCCCAGGGAAACACGAAGCCAGGCGGTGCTGGCACGCAAGATGGGGTACCAGGCCGAAAACATTTCAAGCCTTGCGGACAACCTGCAAAAGGAATTCGAACGCCATACCAGTTTTGTCGGCGCCATGTTCGACCAGTTGTTTGCGGAGGACAAGGATCAGAAGGCCGCACACGACACATCGCAGAAATGGGATGCCAGGCAGGACATCGAGAGCCGCTTTTCCGAAGAGTATCTCTCTTCGTATCCATTCAACGATTCCAAGCGGGCATTTCAGTTTCTGTGTTCCCTGCGCGACGGGCCTTCCTCCAAACCCGCAACGGAACGGGGCATTCAAATCTTCTACAAGGTACTTCCCCAAATTTTGAATTTGTGCCGCAAGGTACCCAACGCCAACTTCGCCGTGGAAAACCTGTTGAAGTTTGTCGAGGCCAGCAAGGCTCGCGAAACGTACCTGGACCTGTTCCATGACAACGAAAAGTTCCTGGAACTCCTGCTGATCCTTTTCGGCTCCAGTGAAACGCTTTCCACGTTCCTGATCAAGCAACCCAATTTCATTGACGTTCTTTCCAACGTGGAATCGCTGTACCGGTTCAAAACCCCGGAAAAAATGAAACGCGGGCTGGACGATTTCCTGTCCACCTGTGAAACGCCGGAACAGCGCAACCTTTCCCTGCGCTGGTTCAAGCAGGCGGAGGAGTTGCGTATCGGCATCCGTTACCTCATTCATGAAGCGGACTTGCCCGGCACCCTGCTGGACCTGTCCAACCTGGCGGACCTGTACCTGCGATCGGTCCTGGAGTTGGCATGGAACCGCATTCAGGAAGGGCCCTCTTCGGTCCCGCGCGAAGGATTCGCCATCATTGGTTTGGGCAAACTGGGTGGACGCGAATTGAATTTCGGCTCCGACCTCGACATTGTTTTTGTCTACGAAAATAAAGAAGAAGATCCGGAAAGCGACCTCACCGCCATGACGCTTTATTCTCAACTCGCGCAGGGGATTATTCAATTGTCGTCGGAGAGTTCCGCCGTGGGCCCGGCCTACAAGATCGATACCGACCTGCGTCCGGAAGGAAGCCGCGGAGCGCTGGTGCTGTCGCTCAAAGGCTATAAGGACTACTTCGAATCGCGAGGCCGGATATGGGAACAACAGGCGATGACGCGCGCACGTTTCATTGCGGGGGACAGGGAACTGGGGGACCGGTTTCTCGACATCACGCACAAGTTCACCTACCGGTCCAAACTGGAGTACGGGTCGTTGATCGAAATTGCGCGTCTGCGGGAACGCATGGAAAAAGAACTGGCTGAGGAAAGCAAAAAAGGCAAAAACGTGAAGCTCGGTCACGGCGGACTGGCGGACATCGAGTTCACCGTCCAGATTCTCCAACTCATGCACGGACGGCGCAACCCCAAACTGCGCGCCACCAACACGCTGGAAGTCATCAACACCCTTTCAGCCTACGGCATCCTGCAATACGAACAGGCGGAGGCCTTGCAGAAACATTATGAATTCCTGCGCAACGTTGAGTGCAGCCTCCGGCTCATCAACCCGCAGTTCAGCAACCACCTCCCGAAAGATCCGGCGGTCCTGCAAACGCTGGCGCGCATTCTTGGATACAAAGGGGAAAACGGGGGAGCGGCGGAAGAGTTGATGGCAAACTACGAGGAAACCACCCAAAGCGTCCGCACGTTTTACACCAACAACGTGGACACGTTTTACGCACGGCGCTGTGACGCCGGTCAAATTTTCAGGTGA
- the cimA gene encoding citramalate synthase, with translation MPVIKIYDTTLRDGSQAEDITFTVEDKIRIAHKLDENGFNYIEGGWPGSNPKDVDFFEKVKHLKFEQAQIVAFGSTRSPRKRADQDPNLNQLLKAGTEVITIFGKSWDMHVQQALETDLDENLRMVAESIQYLKKNTEEVMFDAEHFFDGYKHNPEYALKVLKAAENAGADWIVLCDTNGGSMPWEVHSIFETVAGELKVKLGIHTHNDSELGVANALAAVKAGARQVQGTVNGIGERCGNCNLISVVPNLKLKMGMDCLDAKQMKKLKELSAFVDELANRSHWNHQPYVGKSAFAHKGGVHVSAIRKNRETYEHIEPELVGNQTRILVSDLSGKSNIVYKAQEFGLDIDSADPKVQELLEELKRAERLGFQYEGAEGSFELIMREALGQREEHFEFVGFRVIVEKRKEDEAPIAEATVKVMVNGVQEVTAAEGDGPVNALDKALRKALTRFYPELEEMSLYDYKVRILDESKGTSAKIRVLLESGDQNAKWGTVGVSEDIIEASWQALIDAIIYKLGVAPRHAKEKAESKPQPKLERRGSRFHLKI, from the coding sequence ATGCCCGTAATCAAAATCTACGACACCACATTGCGCGACGGCTCCCAGGCGGAAGACATCACCTTCACCGTCGAAGACAAAATCCGCATCGCCCACAAGCTCGACGAAAACGGTTTCAATTACATTGAAGGCGGGTGGCCGGGGTCCAATCCCAAAGACGTGGATTTCTTCGAAAAGGTGAAGCACCTCAAGTTCGAGCAGGCCCAAATCGTCGCTTTCGGCAGCACGCGGTCGCCACGCAAGCGGGCGGATCAGGACCCGAACCTGAACCAGTTGCTGAAAGCGGGTACGGAAGTGATCACCATCTTCGGCAAAAGCTGGGACATGCACGTCCAGCAGGCGTTGGAAACCGACCTCGATGAAAACCTGCGCATGGTTGCGGAAAGCATCCAGTACCTCAAAAAGAATACCGAGGAAGTGATGTTCGACGCGGAACATTTTTTCGACGGCTACAAGCACAACCCCGAATATGCGCTCAAGGTGTTGAAAGCGGCGGAGAACGCCGGAGCCGACTGGATCGTGCTTTGCGACACCAACGGGGGTTCCATGCCATGGGAAGTGCACTCGATTTTTGAAACCGTGGCGGGAGAGTTGAAGGTCAAGCTCGGCATCCACACGCACAACGACTCGGAGCTGGGGGTTGCCAACGCACTGGCCGCGGTGAAGGCGGGCGCACGTCAGGTGCAGGGCACAGTCAATGGTATCGGCGAGCGGTGTGGCAACTGCAACCTCATCTCCGTGGTTCCCAATCTGAAATTGAAGATGGGGATGGATTGTCTCGATGCCAAACAGATGAAGAAGCTGAAGGAACTGTCGGCGTTTGTGGATGAACTGGCCAACCGCTCTCACTGGAACCATCAGCCCTACGTGGGCAAGAGCGCCTTCGCTCACAAGGGGGGCGTGCACGTCTCCGCGATCCGCAAAAACAGGGAAACGTACGAGCACATCGAACCCGAACTGGTGGGAAACCAGACACGGATTCTGGTTTCAGATCTTTCCGGCAAGAGCAATATCGTTTACAAGGCGCAGGAGTTCGGACTGGATATCGATTCCGCGGATCCGAAGGTGCAGGAACTTCTTGAAGAACTCAAGCGGGCCGAGCGGCTTGGCTTTCAATATGAAGGCGCGGAAGGATCGTTCGAGCTCATCATGCGCGAGGCGTTGGGCCAGCGCGAGGAACATTTTGAGTTCGTCGGTTTCCGTGTGATCGTCGAAAAACGCAAAGAGGACGAGGCGCCCATCGCCGAAGCGACGGTCAAGGTGATGGTCAACGGGGTGCAGGAAGTCACCGCGGCGGAAGGCGACGGTCCGGTGAACGCGCTGGACAAGGCGTTGCGAAAAGCGCTCACGCGTTTCTACCCGGAACTGGAGGAGATGAGCCTGTACGACTACAAGGTGCGCATCCTCGATGAAAGCAAGGGGACGAGCGCGAAAATCCGGGTGCTTCTGGAGTCCGGAGACCAGAATGCGAAGTGGGGCACCGTCGGTGTGTCCGAAGACATCATTGAAGCCAGCTGGCAGGCCCTGATCGATGCCATCATCTACAAGCTGGGCGTGGCCCCCCGCCACGCCAAGGAGAAAGCCGAGTCCAAACCCCAGCCCAAGCTGGAGCGCCGGGGCTCCCGGTTTCACCTGAAAATTTGA
- a CDS encoding aspartate kinase, translating to MSRPLIVQKYGGTSVGSLDRIRGVARRVKAAWEAGQNILVVVSAMAGETDKLLGMAHELSERPERREIDLLLSSGERVSSALLSIALHNIGCPAVALTGRQMGLLTDNSHTRARIKQISADRAQEVLARNHVVVCAGFQGINELGDVTTLGRGGSDTSAVALAVAVKADRCEIYTDVKGVYTADPRVVPNARKLHVVSFDEMLEMASLGAKVLQLRCVEFAKNFNIPLVVRSTFDEEDEGTYICKESPDMEDPVVSGVMYDKDQSKITVKGVPDQPGVAAKLFSALAAESLSVDMIIQNVSAEGHTDISFTLPTAHLKEAEPIVQQVADAIHAKSVESDSLISKISVVGAGMRSHFGVAARIFQALSDEGINVIMISTSEIRVSCVIERKYTELAVRALHDAFDLEHEPERVTEPEPASSVEPGEPE from the coding sequence GTGAGCCGTCCATTGATCGTACAGAAATACGGCGGCACCTCGGTGGGGTCGCTGGACCGGATACGCGGTGTGGCGCGCCGGGTGAAAGCCGCATGGGAAGCGGGGCAGAACATCCTCGTCGTGGTTTCGGCCATGGCCGGGGAGACCGACAAGCTGCTCGGCATGGCGCATGAATTATCGGAACGCCCGGAGAGGCGGGAGATCGATCTCCTGCTGTCGTCCGGCGAGCGGGTGTCGAGCGCATTGCTTTCGATCGCGCTCCACAACATCGGTTGCCCGGCGGTGGCGCTCACGGGCCGGCAGATGGGCCTGCTCACCGACAACTCGCACACCCGGGCGCGGATCAAGCAGATTTCGGCGGACCGCGCGCAGGAGGTGCTGGCGCGCAATCACGTGGTGGTGTGCGCCGGGTTCCAGGGCATCAACGAACTGGGCGACGTCACCACCCTCGGAAGGGGCGGATCGGATACCTCGGCGGTGGCGCTGGCGGTGGCGGTGAAGGCCGACCGGTGCGAGATTTATACCGACGTCAAAGGCGTTTATACGGCCGACCCGCGGGTCGTGCCCAACGCGCGCAAACTGCATGTGGTATCCTTTGATGAAATGCTGGAGATGGCCAGCCTCGGCGCGAAGGTCCTGCAACTGCGCTGTGTCGAGTTCGCCAAGAATTTCAACATTCCCCTGGTCGTGAGGTCCACCTTCGACGAGGAGGATGAAGGCACGTATATCTGCAAGGAGAGTCCGGATATGGAAGATCCCGTCGTCTCGGGTGTCATGTATGACAAGGATCAATCGAAGATCACGGTGAAAGGGGTTCCGGACCAGCCGGGCGTCGCGGCGAAACTGTTCAGCGCGCTGGCGGCGGAGTCGCTTTCCGTGGACATGATCATCCAGAACGTCAGCGCCGAAGGGCACACGGACATTTCGTTCACCCTGCCCACCGCGCATCTCAAGGAAGCCGAGCCCATTGTCCAGCAGGTGGCCGACGCCATTCACGCCAAAAGTGTGGAATCGGATTCGCTTATTTCGAAAATCTCCGTCGTCGGTGCGGGCATGCGCAGCCATTTCGGCGTGGCGGCACGCATCTTCCAGGCATTGTCCGACGAGGGCATCAACGTCATCATGATCAGCACGTCGGAGATTCGTGTCTCCTGCGTCATTGAAAGAAAATACACGGAACTGGCGGTGCGTGCCCTGCACGACGCCTTTGATCTGGAACACGAACCCGAACGCGTCACCGAGCCGGAACCTGCTTCCTCCGTCGAACCCGGTGAACCGGAATAA
- the apgM gene encoding 2,3-bisphosphoglycerate-independent phosphoglycerate mutase, which translates to MKYLIVLANGLSDHPIAERDNKTPLTLADMPNLDRIAAEGRTGSVRTVPEGLPAGGEVTALSLLGYDPQKHGAGAGHYVAQALGVEVKANEVPLCCDFIILQTSHNDMIVKDFTAGQLADADARTLIEALQQQVMADTAVTFHAGRGYHNLMVMESDPLPNRLMPPNGLIGEGIRQHIPQDAPYRDLVNIMNQAQIILHNHPFNRKRMADGTDAVNSVWFWGNTNGRGKETMPAFFSRFEKKGAVITASLLLQGVARQVGMTVVEVEGATGFADTNYKGKVEAAITALESHDVVYLHMTGAEIVSLQGNIDDKIAAMEDMDQQVLGPVLDYLETHKDVTLLVTENHMSSVDRMRYDEAPVPFAVYSSGKGGDSIQRFDEDLVQNGSEHFKDGPALIEALLKGAL; encoded by the coding sequence ATGAAATATTTAATAGTTCTCGCCAATGGGCTGAGCGATCACCCCATTGCCGAACGTGACAATAAAACGCCGCTGACCCTGGCGGACATGCCGAATCTCGACCGCATCGCCGCCGAAGGCCGCACGGGCTCCGTGCGCACGGTGCCGGAGGGCCTGCCTGCCGGTGGCGAGGTGACGGCACTGTCGCTCCTCGGTTACGATCCGCAGAAACACGGCGCCGGGGCGGGCCATTACGTGGCGCAGGCTTTGGGCGTGGAGGTGAAGGCCAACGAGGTGCCGTTGTGCTGTGACTTCATCATCCTGCAGACCAGCCACAACGACATGATCGTGAAGGATTTCACCGCCGGGCAACTGGCCGATGCCGACGCGCGCACGTTGATCGAGGCGTTGCAGCAGCAGGTGATGGCGGACACAGCAGTGACGTTCCATGCCGGGCGCGGGTACCACAACCTGATGGTGATGGAGAGCGATCCGTTGCCGAACCGGCTCATGCCGCCGAACGGGTTGATCGGCGAGGGCATCCGCCAGCATATCCCGCAGGACGCGCCTTACCGCGATCTGGTTAACATCATGAACCAGGCGCAGATCATCCTGCACAACCATCCGTTCAACAGAAAGCGCATGGCGGATGGCACGGATGCTGTCAACAGTGTGTGGTTTTGGGGCAATACCAACGGCCGCGGCAAAGAAACCATGCCTGCGTTTTTCAGCCGGTTTGAAAAGAAGGGGGCGGTGATCACCGCCTCTCTCCTTCTGCAGGGTGTGGCGCGGCAGGTGGGAATGACGGTGGTCGAGGTTGAGGGCGCAACGGGTTTCGCCGATACCAACTATAAAGGAAAAGTCGAAGCGGCCATCACTGCGCTTGAATCGCACGATGTGGTGTACCTTCACATGACCGGGGCGGAGATCGTGTCCCTGCAGGGCAACATCGACGACAAGATCGCCGCCATGGAGGACATGGATCAGCAGGTGCTGGGACCGGTCCTCGATTACCTGGAGACGCACAAGGACGTCACCCTGCTGGTCACGGAAAACCACATGAGCAGTGTGGACCGCATGCGTTACGACGAAGCGCCGGTTCCCTTTGCCGTGTATTCCTCCGGCAAGGGCGGGGATTCCATTCAACGGTTTGACGAAGACCTCGTGCAGAACGGCTCCGAGCATTTCAAAGATGGCCCGGCGTTGATCGAGGCCCTGTTGAAAGGAGCCCTGTGA
- a CDS encoding TMEM165/GDT1 family protein, with protein MKGLWIVFTTVFLAELGDKTQLATLLFATDDKLDRVGVFLTASLALVLACLIGVIVGSQLPKLIHPATLKVVAGIGFILVGAWTIYDGGFNGN; from the coding sequence ATGAAAGGATTATGGATCGTGTTCACCACTGTTTTTTTGGCCGAATTGGGCGACAAGACCCAGCTGGCGACGCTGCTGTTCGCCACCGACGACAAGCTGGACCGCGTCGGCGTGTTCCTCACCGCGTCGCTGGCGCTGGTGCTGGCGTGCCTGATCGGCGTCATCGTCGGCTCGCAACTGCCGAAACTAATCCACCCGGCCACGCTGAAAGTCGTCGCCGGCATCGGCTTCATCCTCGTCGGCGCCTGGACCATTTATGATGGCGGGTTCAATGGAAATTAA